A genomic stretch from Desulfotignum balticum DSM 7044 includes:
- a CDS encoding glutamine--tRNA ligase/YqeY domain fusion protein: MEETINRGHFIETIIRQDVATNKNDGRVATRFPPEPNGYLHIGHAKSICLNFNMAQKFFGLCNLRFDDSNPAKEKQIYIDSIESTVHWLGFDYGSALFASDYFDQLYAFAKELIEKGLAYVCSLPAEEIRAYRGTLTEPGKNSPFRDRSAAENLDLFSRMKNGEFEEGTHTLRAKIDMASPNINLRDPVIYRIKKAPHPRTGDKWCIYPMYDFTHCVSDALEGITHSLCSLEFEDHRPLYDWYLDNLSVPCHPQQIEFARMNINYTVLSKRKLQLLVDQGHVAGWDDPRLPTLEGMRRRGYTPSAIRKFCDTIGVSKKESRIDVGLLESCLREDLNENAPRAMGVLRPLKVIIENYPEDKTETLTSMVHPQKPEMGTREITFSKEIYVEQDDFMEDPPKKFFRLGPGREVRLRSAYLVTCKQVVKDDQGHVTSLICTYDPATKGGNAPDGRKVKGTIHWVDAGNCLSARVNLYDRLFMDEDPEKGGQDFTQNLNPASLEILNDCKLEKNLAHARPEQVFQFERLGYFCLDVKDSTSSAPVFNRTVTLRDTWAKVTGKQR; the protein is encoded by the coding sequence ATGGAAGAGACGATCAACAGAGGCCATTTTATCGAGACCATTATCCGGCAGGATGTGGCAACCAATAAAAACGACGGCCGGGTGGCCACCCGGTTTCCGCCGGAACCCAACGGATACCTGCACATCGGGCATGCCAAATCCATCTGCCTGAATTTTAATATGGCCCAAAAATTTTTTGGCCTTTGCAACCTGCGGTTTGATGACTCCAATCCGGCCAAGGAAAAACAGATCTATATCGATTCCATTGAATCCACGGTGCACTGGCTGGGGTTTGATTATGGCAGCGCCTTGTTTGCCTCGGATTATTTTGATCAATTATATGCCTTTGCCAAAGAACTCATTGAAAAAGGCCTGGCCTATGTGTGCAGCCTGCCGGCCGAAGAGATCCGGGCATACCGGGGCACCCTGACAGAACCGGGAAAAAACAGCCCGTTTAGGGACCGGTCCGCAGCCGAGAACCTGGATCTGTTTTCACGCATGAAAAACGGGGAGTTTGAAGAAGGAACCCACACCCTGCGGGCCAAAATCGACATGGCCTCCCCCAACATCAATCTGCGGGACCCGGTGATTTACCGCATTAAAAAAGCCCCCCATCCCCGAACCGGGGACAAGTGGTGCATCTATCCCATGTATGATTTTACCCATTGTGTGTCCGATGCCCTGGAAGGCATTACCCATTCTTTGTGCAGCCTGGAATTTGAAGACCACCGGCCCCTGTATGACTGGTACCTGGACAATCTGTCCGTGCCCTGTCACCCGCAGCAGATCGAATTTGCGCGCATGAATATCAATTACACGGTTTTGTCCAAGCGCAAGCTCCAGCTCCTGGTGGACCAGGGCCATGTGGCGGGCTGGGACGATCCCCGGCTGCCCACCCTGGAAGGGATGCGGCGGCGGGGGTACACGCCCTCGGCCATCCGGAAATTCTGCGACACCATTGGCGTGTCCAAAAAAGAAAGCCGCATCGACGTGGGCCTGCTGGAGTCCTGCCTCAGAGAAGACCTCAATGAAAACGCGCCCCGGGCCATGGGGGTGCTTAGACCTTTGAAGGTGATCATTGAAAATTATCCGGAAGATAAAACTGAAACCCTGACATCCATGGTCCACCCCCAGAAACCGGAGATGGGCACCCGGGAAATCACTTTTTCAAAAGAGATTTATGTGGAGCAGGATGATTTCATGGAAGATCCTCCGAAAAAGTTCTTCCGCTTAGGCCCGGGCCGGGAGGTGCGGCTGCGCAGTGCGTATCTGGTGACCTGCAAACAAGTGGTCAAAGATGATCAGGGACATGTCACATCCCTGATCTGCACCTATGATCCGGCAACAAAAGGCGGCAATGCGCCGGACGGTCGAAAGGTGAAAGGCACTATTCACTGGGTGGATGCCGGCAACTGCCTGTCCGCCCGGGTCAATCTCTATGACCGGCTGTTCATGGATGAAGATCCGGAAAAAGGGGGACAGGATTTTACACAGAATCTGAACCCCGCATCCCTGGAAATCCTGAATGACTGCAAACTGGAAAAAAATCTGGCCCATGCCCGGCCGGAACAGGTGTTTCAGTTTGAGCGCCTGGGGTATTTCTGTCTGGATGTCAAAGACAGCACTTCATCCGCTCCGGTGTTCAACCGCACCGTGACCCTGCGGGATACCTGGGCCAAAGTAACGGGAAAACAACGATAA
- the cysS gene encoding cysteine--tRNA ligase, with protein sequence MSLKIYNTLTSKKETFIPIEKDTVKMYVCGPTVYDTSHIGHARSVVVFDMIFRWLTRIGYAVTYVRNFTDVDDKIIKKSNETGEACAAITEKYIDEFHNEMDALNVLRPTMEPKATEHITHIIAFVEKLIDKGKAYAVDDGNVYFSIDAFETYGRLSGRNPEDMRAGSRIAVEEKKKNPLDFTLWKPAKPGEPYWESPWGKGRPGWHIECSAMSHEYLGEGFDIHGGGKDLIFPHHENEIAQSEALFGTQFVKYWIHNGFVDINNEKMSKSLGNFTMIKDVLEKYSPEVIRMFLLSNHYRSPIDYSEQSMYEVGMGLDRIYGFLKRLENLGITPDAGNTPGGGPLWQAFSDAMNDDFNSAKAMAAVFETVKKGNKMLDQASDRPDEAVLSELAQIRTDMAAISGILGIFLETPSAWFAAKKDKGMADMAVTPEQVEALIAERTQARKDRNFARADEIRDQLQDMNIILEDGPGGTVWRFA encoded by the coding sequence ATGAGCTTAAAAATATACAATACACTTACCAGTAAAAAAGAAACGTTTATTCCCATTGAAAAAGACACGGTCAAGATGTACGTATGCGGCCCCACGGTCTATGACACCAGCCATATCGGCCATGCCAGGTCTGTGGTGGTATTTGACATGATCTTCCGGTGGCTGACCCGCATCGGATATGCAGTCACTTATGTACGCAATTTCACGGATGTGGATGACAAGATCATCAAAAAATCCAATGAAACCGGGGAGGCGTGTGCCGCCATCACGGAAAAATATATTGATGAATTCCACAATGAAATGGATGCGCTGAATGTCCTGCGGCCCACCATGGAACCCAAGGCCACCGAGCATATCACGCATATCATCGCATTTGTGGAAAAGCTCATTGACAAAGGCAAGGCCTATGCCGTGGATGACGGAAACGTGTATTTTTCCATTGACGCGTTTGAAACTTATGGCCGGCTGTCCGGCAGAAACCCGGAAGACATGCGGGCCGGATCACGCATCGCCGTGGAGGAAAAAAAGAAAAATCCTTTGGATTTCACCCTGTGGAAGCCGGCAAAACCGGGCGAACCCTATTGGGAAAGCCCCTGGGGCAAGGGACGGCCCGGATGGCACATCGAGTGCTCCGCCATGAGCCATGAATATTTGGGCGAAGGGTTTGACATCCACGGCGGGGGCAAGGATTTGATCTTTCCCCACCACGAGAACGAAATCGCCCAGAGTGAGGCCCTGTTCGGTACCCAGTTTGTGAAATACTGGATTCACAACGGATTTGTGGACATCAACAACGAGAAAATGTCCAAATCTTTAGGCAACTTCACCATGATCAAGGATGTGCTGGAAAAATATTCGCCCGAGGTGATCCGGATGTTTCTGTTGTCCAATCACTACCGCAGCCCCATTGACTACAGCGAACAATCCATGTACGAGGTGGGGATGGGCCTGGACCGGATCTATGGATTTCTGAAACGCCTGGAAAACCTGGGCATCACTCCGGATGCGGGAAACACCCCGGGAGGCGGGCCCCTGTGGCAGGCATTTTCCGATGCCATGAACGATGATTTCAACTCGGCCAAAGCCATGGCTGCGGTGTTTGAAACCGTGAAAAAAGGCAACAAGATGCTGGACCAGGCATCGGACCGGCCCGATGAAGCGGTCTTGTCCGAACTGGCACAGATCAGAACGGACATGGCTGCCATCTCCGGTATCCTGGGCATTTTTCTTGAAACACCTTCTGCCTGGTTTGCCGCCAAAAAGGACAAGGGCATGGCGGACATGGCCGTGACACCGGAACAGGTGGAGGCATTGATCGCAGAGCGGACTCAGGCCAGAAAAGACAGAAACTTTGCCCGGGCCGATGAGATCAGAGACCAGCTTCAGGACATGAACATTATTCTGGAGGACGGCCCCGGCGGCACGGTGTGGCGGTTTGCCTGA
- a CDS encoding hydrogenase iron-sulfur subunit, whose protein sequence is MIAFCCQYUAYAAGDLAGSMRLTYPANIKIIQVPCTGRVDIVHLLSALEDGADGVYVAGCLEGECHYLEGNYKARRKVAYVKKVLAELGIEPERVAMYNLSSAQGARFAEIANEMVEQIRDLGPTPVR, encoded by the coding sequence ATCATTGCGTTCTGCTGTCAGTACTGAGCGTACGCCGCAGGGGACCTGGCAGGTTCCATGAGGCTGACCTACCCGGCCAACATCAAGATCATCCAGGTGCCGTGCACCGGCCGGGTGGACATCGTTCACCTGCTGTCCGCCCTGGAGGACGGGGCGGACGGGGTATACGTGGCCGGATGCCTGGAAGGGGAGTGCCACTACCTGGAAGGCAATTACAAGGCAAGGCGCAAGGTGGCATACGTGAAAAAAGTGCTCGCCGAACTGGGCATCGAACCGGAGCGGGTGGCCATGTACAACCTGTCTTCGGCCCAGGGCGCCCGGTTCGCTGAGATTGCCAACGAGATGGTGGAGCAGATCAGAGACCTGGGCCCCACCCCGGTCCGATAA
- a CDS encoding methylenetetrahydrofolate reductase C-terminal domain-containing protein: MIVADRKSLEEILGMVADRDKILILGCKGCVTVCNVGGLKEAEILASTVKIARKKEGRPVKVEHRALERQCDNEYVAQLADSVADYDAVVSMACGVGPQFLSEMYPDQVFFPAVNTTFFGGAVQHGVWEERCAGCGACAIHLFGGLCPIARCAKSLLHGPCGGSSNGICEVHKDTACIWDAIVKKKLETGRLEDLVAIKPFKDWRTARDGGPRRSIREELVKGTI, encoded by the coding sequence ATGATAGTTGCAGATCGCAAGTCTCTGGAAGAGATACTGGGGATGGTGGCGGACAGGGATAAAATTCTTATCCTCGGATGCAAGGGATGTGTGACCGTGTGTAATGTGGGCGGGCTCAAGGAGGCGGAGATTCTGGCTTCAACGGTGAAGATCGCCCGAAAGAAAGAAGGACGGCCGGTCAAGGTGGAACACCGGGCCCTGGAACGCCAGTGTGACAACGAATATGTGGCCCAGCTGGCCGATAGTGTGGCAGATTATGATGCGGTGGTGTCCATGGCCTGCGGCGTGGGACCCCAGTTTCTGTCGGAAATGTATCCGGACCAGGTGTTTTTTCCGGCGGTGAACACCACGTTTTTCGGTGGCGCGGTTCAGCACGGGGTGTGGGAGGAGCGCTGCGCCGGGTGCGGGGCCTGTGCCATCCATCTGTTCGGCGGGTTGTGTCCCATTGCCCGGTGTGCCAAAAGCCTGTTACACGGCCCCTGCGGCGGGTCTTCCAACGGCATCTGCGAGGTGCACAAGGACACGGCGTGCATCTGGGATGCCATTGTAAAAAAGAAACTGGAAACCGGCCGCCTGGAAGATCTGGTGGCGATCAAGCCCTTCAAGGACTGGCGCACGGCCCGGGACGGCGGTCCCCGGCGCAGTATCAGAGAAGAACTGGTCAAGGGAACCATATAA
- a CDS encoding trimethylamine methyltransferase family protein, whose product MIDRMQRLSFQDLTRIHDASMNVLRHTGIDFNHERIAGLFKSRGFKTDGTRVYFEETDIYRALSTTVPSFTLHARNPARNVTIGGPDGFVFIPTGGATYIAGTDGTQRPATFDDFKACCKLVQTSDQVDMGGYLMVQPTDLPWETANLDMMLAYMTLCDKPVFGASGSGQEAADALEMAAIIFGGREKMLDMPVVAAVANTLSPLRFSKEEGDVILQMAGWRQPVVISNMILAGVSGPVSLPELLVLENAEVLAGVVLTQLVSPGAPVLYGSSSAPIDMRTMVSAVGTSEAVKIASATAQMAGFYKLPCRAGGSLTDAHLPDAQALAEGTLMLSTVVRNGAHFIYHACGQMGSYISMGYEKWLLDEEICRMVRNILTPMIPAGETIDTDLVNQVGIGGQYLTHPSTFQKFRNLSASRLFNRKDYSRWQKSGAMRVEDQAYKALGPRLENYEKPPIDPGLEHALTAYVTARKFNHQPAARFLD is encoded by the coding sequence ATGATCGACCGGATGCAGCGGCTCTCTTTTCAGGACCTGACCCGGATTCACGACGCATCCATGAATGTTTTGCGCCACACCGGCATTGATTTCAACCATGAACGTATCGCCGGCCTGTTCAAGTCCCGGGGATTTAAAACAGACGGCACCCGGGTTTATTTTGAAGAAACCGATATCTACCGCGCGCTTTCCACCACGGTGCCGTCCTTTACCCTGCATGCCAGAAATCCGGCGAGAAACGTGACCATCGGCGGCCCGGACGGGTTCGTGTTCATCCCCACAGGCGGGGCTACTTATATTGCCGGCACTGACGGGACCCAGCGGCCGGCCACATTTGACGATTTCAAGGCCTGCTGCAAACTGGTTCAGACCTCGGATCAGGTGGATATGGGCGGGTATCTCATGGTTCAACCCACGGACCTGCCCTGGGAGACCGCCAACCTGGACATGATGCTGGCCTACATGACCCTGTGCGACAAACCCGTTTTCGGGGCCTCGGGCAGTGGCCAGGAAGCGGCAGATGCCCTGGAGATGGCCGCCATTATTTTCGGGGGCCGGGAAAAGATGCTGGATATGCCGGTGGTGGCGGCCGTGGCCAATACCCTGTCCCCTTTACGTTTTTCCAAGGAAGAAGGGGATGTGATTTTGCAGATGGCGGGCTGGCGCCAGCCCGTGGTGATTTCCAACATGATCCTGGCCGGGGTCAGCGGACCGGTGTCCCTGCCGGAACTGCTGGTTTTGGAGAACGCGGAAGTGCTGGCCGGTGTGGTGCTCACCCAGCTGGTGAGTCCGGGAGCCCCGGTGCTGTATGGCTCTTCTTCCGCACCCATTGACATGCGCACCATGGTGTCGGCCGTGGGCACGTCCGAAGCCGTCAAGATCGCCAGTGCCACGGCCCAGATGGCCGGGTTCTACAAGCTTCCCTGCCGGGCCGGGGGCAGCCTCACCGACGCCCATCTGCCCGATGCCCAGGCCCTGGCCGAAGGCACGCTCATGCTTTCCACGGTGGTGCGCAACGGGGCCCATTTCATCTATCATGCCTGCGGCCAGATGGGGTCGTATATCTCCATGGGGTATGAAAAATGGCTTCTGGACGAGGAGATCTGCCGCATGGTCAGAAACATCCTCACTCCCATGATTCCGGCCGGGGAAACCATTGACACGGACCTGGTGAACCAGGTGGGCATCGGGGGGCAGTATTTAACCCATCCTTCCACGTTTCAGAAGTTCCGGAACCTGTCTGCATCGCGTCTTTTTAACCGCAAAGACTACTCCCGATGGCAAAAAAGCGGGGCCATGCGGGTGGAGGATCAGGCATACAAAGCGTTAGGGCCCCGGCTGGAAAATTACGAAAAACCGCCCATCGACCCGGGACTGGAACATGCCCTGACCGCTTATGTGACGGCCAGAAAATTCAACCACCAGCCCGCAGCCCGGTTTCTGGACTGA
- a CDS encoding methylenetetrahydrofolate reductase: protein MTATQSGSNLEKVLTAGHFAFTGECGPPKGANVAHLRKKFKYLKGNVDCVNMTDNQTAVVRMSSLAGSALMKAEGLEPNFQMVCRDRNRLAMMSDILGAYALGVRNMLCLSGDHQSFGNHPEAKNVHDIDSMQLIALVKKMRDEEKFLNGEDIDVAPKMFIGAACNPFADPYEFRVHRLATKIAAGADFIQTQCIFNMDKFRDFMKQVVDKGLHERCYILAGVTPMKNAGMANFMSKYVPGMDIPASLIKRLKGVDKRDQAEEGIRFALEQIEAFKEMQGVAGVHLMAIEWEHKVPEIAERAGVLPRP from the coding sequence ATGACAGCAACCCAATCAGGCAGCAATCTTGAAAAAGTCCTGACAGCCGGTCATTTTGCCTTTACCGGAGAATGCGGTCCCCCCAAAGGCGCCAATGTGGCACACTTGCGGAAAAAGTTTAAATACCTTAAGGGCAACGTGGACTGCGTCAACATGACCGACAACCAGACCGCAGTGGTGCGGATGTCTTCTCTGGCCGGATCCGCGTTGATGAAGGCCGAGGGACTGGAGCCCAATTTTCAGATGGTGTGCAGAGACAGAAACCGCCTGGCCATGATGTCCGATATTCTGGGGGCCTATGCACTGGGGGTAAGGAATATGCTGTGCCTGTCCGGGGATCACCAGAGTTTCGGCAACCACCCGGAAGCCAAGAACGTGCACGACATCGATTCCATGCAGCTCATCGCTCTGGTGAAAAAGATGCGGGACGAGGAGAAATTTTTGAACGGCGAGGACATTGATGTGGCGCCTAAGATGTTCATCGGTGCGGCCTGCAACCCGTTTGCCGATCCCTATGAGTTCCGGGTTCACCGCCTGGCCACCAAGATCGCAGCAGGCGCGGATTTCATCCAGACCCAGTGCATTTTCAACATGGACAAATTCCGGGACTTCATGAAACAGGTGGTGGACAAAGGACTCCATGAACGCTGCTACATCCTGGCCGGGGTCACGCCCATGAAAAATGCGGGCATGGCCAACTTCATGTCCAAGTATGTGCCGGGTATGGACATTCCGGCATCGCTTATCAAGCGCCTCAAGGGCGTGGACAAGCGGGATCAGGCCGAAGAGGGCATCCGATTCGCCCTTGAACAGATCGAAGCGTTCAAGGAAATGCAAGGCGTGGCCGGGGTTCACCTCATGGCCATTGAATGGGAGCATAAAGTTCCGGAAATCGCCGAACGGGCCGGCGTTCTCCCCCGGCCGTAA
- the ispF gene encoding 2-C-methyl-D-erythritol 2,4-cyclodiphosphate synthase, giving the protein METLDIRIGMGTDVHAFATDRDLILGGVMIDHDMGLAGHSDADVLIHAVCDAILGAAGMGDIGDLFPDTDPKYKNIDSRILLATCARNLAQAGYRIMNLDCTVFAQVPKLGHKKQEMAASMAETLEISPGCVNVKATTTEHLGFIGRKQGIAAQAIVLIAAQTNPNIRET; this is encoded by the coding sequence ATGGAAACATTGGATATCAGAATCGGCATGGGCACGGATGTGCATGCGTTTGCCACAGACCGGGACCTGATTCTGGGCGGGGTGATGATCGACCATGACATGGGCCTGGCCGGTCATTCGGATGCAGATGTGCTGATCCATGCCGTGTGCGACGCCATCTTAGGTGCAGCCGGCATGGGGGATATCGGGGATCTGTTTCCGGACACGGATCCGAAATACAAAAACATCGATTCCCGCATCCTGCTGGCAACCTGCGCCCGGAACCTGGCACAGGCCGGATACCGGATCATGAACCTGGACTGCACGGTGTTTGCCCAGGTCCCGAAACTGGGGCACAAAAAACAGGAAATGGCCGCCAGCATGGCTGAAACACTGGAGATATCACCCGGATGCGTAAACGTGAAAGCCACCACCACCGAGCATCTGGGGTTTATCGGCCGAAAACAGGGAATCGCAGCCCAGGCCATTGTATTGATTGCCGCGCAAACCAACCCAAACATCAGGGAAACATGA
- a CDS encoding GAF domain-containing protein: MILSDCVQARSMLSLAPLLTFWKTELIPRCPHMADLFDGIMERLPLSLKGDIQDISALAEYPDIVHTLMTAVVSPASYDRELTAAFAPCSFEGFYATPGFQHLFLDRGHALKPTLKEKFDSDMDQRFLSVYYLVLERIYGFSGPLLSNLHTRVLTDEKTGLDRYYEEVPDYRFVDLTPVGVPRPLSEADHEWILDHLADQVQLARLIDLSQFEFRGFVIIRVQDVTEKAILSALERDLVDENSIFASPGIQQIESRLQSLFRRPDLGVSISSLKGDQVMVTKNDHHSKVDCLFLNSHHFCLKDLEGSVWMTAAQGDAVFRVADLSKKQPLIHAESEAVTAGIRSMLLSPLVYQGQRIGLLEVFSPHPHDFGPFEAILMSQVTPLFAVALKRGQDELTKQVQTVIKAQCTAVHPSVEWRFEKAALAHLDALRRGKRSPRMEDIVFKDVVPFYGQSDVRGSSRARNQGIQQDLTRQLTLALDIMRSAAAARPWPLLRQYVFRIETLLTALSGGMTSSHESSVFSLLNQEVTETFDSLKGIAGDLDEKIHGYCQEVDPVSGMIHHRQKEYEDSVAALNSGLSAYLEQEDAKIQQAFPHYFEKRRTDGVDYMMYIGAAMMETGTLPSFHIRDMTLWQIMAARGMALCTEKIKPDLKIPLDTCHLILVNHTPLSIRFRYDEKRFDVDGAYDVRHEIIKSRLDKALIKGTGERLTQPGRIAVVYATPNEEKEIVQHIRFLTDQGKLENDLERLDLADMPDVMGLKAFRVGVTLSA, translated from the coding sequence ATGATCCTGTCTGATTGCGTTCAGGCCCGTTCCATGTTGAGCCTGGCCCCGTTGCTCACGTTCTGGAAAACCGAGCTGATTCCCCGGTGCCCACATATGGCGGATCTGTTTGACGGCATCATGGAGCGTCTGCCCCTGTCGCTTAAGGGAGACATTCAGGACATCTCCGCTTTGGCAGAATATCCGGACATCGTTCATACCCTGATGACCGCCGTGGTGTCCCCGGCATCCTATGACCGGGAACTGACAGCAGCGTTCGCGCCCTGTTCATTTGAAGGGTTTTATGCCACCCCCGGGTTTCAGCACCTGTTTCTGGACCGGGGCCATGCCTTGAAACCCACATTGAAAGAAAAATTTGATTCCGACATGGACCAGCGGTTTCTCAGCGTCTATTACCTGGTTCTGGAGCGTATTTACGGATTTTCCGGCCCGTTGCTGAGCAACCTGCACACCCGGGTCCTGACTGATGAGAAAACCGGACTGGACCGGTATTATGAAGAGGTCCCGGACTACCGGTTCGTGGATCTGACCCCGGTGGGTGTGCCCCGGCCTCTGTCGGAAGCGGATCATGAATGGATACTGGATCATCTGGCCGATCAGGTCCAGCTGGCCCGGCTCATTGATCTGTCACAGTTTGAATTCAGGGGATTTGTGATCATCCGGGTTCAGGATGTGACGGAAAAAGCGATTCTGTCGGCCCTGGAGCGGGACCTGGTGGATGAGAATTCCATTTTTGCATCTCCGGGGATCCAGCAGATCGAATCACGGCTTCAATCCCTGTTCCGGCGGCCGGACCTGGGGGTGTCCATCTCCTCGCTCAAGGGAGACCAGGTCATGGTGACCAAAAATGATCACCACTCCAAGGTGGATTGCCTGTTTTTAAATTCCCATCATTTTTGTCTCAAAGACCTGGAAGGATCGGTATGGATGACGGCAGCCCAGGGAGATGCCGTGTTCCGGGTGGCGGATCTGTCAAAAAAACAGCCGTTGATTCATGCCGAATCAGAAGCCGTGACCGCGGGTATCCGGTCCATGCTGCTGTCGCCTCTGGTATATCAGGGTCAACGGATCGGGTTGCTGGAGGTTTTTTCTCCCCATCCCCATGATTTCGGCCCGTTTGAAGCGATCCTCATGAGCCAGGTGACCCCGTTGTTTGCCGTGGCCCTGAAACGGGGCCAGGATGAATTGACCAAACAGGTCCAGACCGTGATAAAGGCCCAGTGCACCGCGGTGCACCCCTCTGTGGAATGGCGGTTTGAAAAGGCGGCCCTGGCCCATCTGGATGCCTTGCGCCGGGGAAAGCGTTCCCCGAGAATGGAGGATATTGTTTTCAAGGATGTGGTGCCGTTTTACGGGCAGTCTGACGTCCGGGGATCTTCCAGGGCCAGAAACCAGGGAATTCAGCAGGATTTGACCCGGCAGCTCACCCTGGCACTGGATATCATGAGATCAGCGGCGGCAGCGCGGCCCTGGCCATTGCTGCGTCAATATGTGTTCCGGATCGAAACTTTGCTGACGGCTCTGTCCGGCGGAATGACCTCCAGTCATGAAAGCAGTGTGTTTTCACTTCTCAATCAGGAAGTGACTGAAACCTTTGACTCGCTGAAAGGAATTGCCGGTGATCTGGATGAGAAAATCCATGGTTACTGCCAGGAGGTGGATCCGGTGAGCGGCATGATCCATCACCGGCAAAAAGAATATGAGGACAGTGTGGCAGCCCTGAATTCAGGCCTTTCCGCTTATCTGGAGCAGGAAGATGCAAAAATTCAGCAGGCGTTTCCCCATTATTTTGAAAAACGCCGGACCGACGGGGTGGACTACATGATGTATATTGGTGCCGCCATGATGGAAACCGGTACCCTGCCGTCATTTCATATCCGGGATATGACCCTGTGGCAGATCATGGCGGCCCGGGGCATGGCGCTTTGCACGGAAAAGATCAAGCCGGACCTGAAGATCCCGCTGGATACCTGTCATCTCATTCTGGTGAACCACACCCCGCTGTCCATCCGGTTCCGGTATGATGAAAAACGATTTGATGTGGACGGAGCCTATGATGTCAGACATGAAATCATCAAGTCCCGGCTGGACAAAGCCCTGATCAAGGGCACCGGAGAACGCCTGACCCAGCCGGGGCGCATTGCCGTGGTGTATGCCACTCCGAATGAAGAAAAGGAGATTGTGCAGCACATCCGGTTTCTCACGGATCAGGGAAAACTGGAAAATGACCTGGAGCGCCTGGACCTGGCCGATATGCCCGATGTCATGGGACTCAAGGCGTTCCGGGTGGGGGTGACCCTGTCGGCCTGA